A genomic region of Colletotrichum destructivum chromosome 5, complete sequence contains the following coding sequences:
- a CDS encoding Putative trimeric LpxA-like superfamily, dynactin subunit 6, whose product MHQPGLCVVAAIDGRRNCPTKRQAHLPSHPVTNIEDGLRSTSSVPRCHLHQACNIHLVRIKSSGVEQPSIHVVTMSSSKRHSMLPAVSNTGPRPPVNFSSSLTVADSAILVGTHSITIQSESVLHPRSKLESTNGSILIGRRCIIHERTHIGAVGNDDASGGVLLGDYVVVEVGSVIQAGGTEIGTDTVVGVRSRIGGGAVIGKNCTISPLTVVKPGEKIPDYTVVYSNGQRRTDRRGVADLKHKAQARQIDVLRRLIPNKAEKWLS is encoded by the exons ATGCATCAACCGGGGTTATGTGTCGTAGCAGCTATCGACGGCCGGCGCAATTGCCCCACGAAACGGCAGGCGCAcctcccatcccatcccgtcaCTAACATCGAAGACGGCCTTCGGAGCACGAGCTCGGTCCCGCGTTGTCATCTTCACCAAGCATGTAACATTCACCTTGTGCGTATCAAATCTTCAGGGGTGGAGCAACCCAGTATACACGTCGTCACCATGTCGTCTAGCAAGCGGCATTCTATGCTGCCCGCCGTCTCCAACACCGGCCCGCGACCGCCAGTCAACTTCTCTTCGTCTCTCACCGTCGCTGACAGCGCCATTCTTGTCGGAACCCACTCGATCACGATTCAATCCGAAAGCGTTCTACACCCACGATCCAAGCTTGAATCTACCAACGGCAGCATCCTGATTGGGCGACGGTGCATCATCCACGAGCGAACCCACATTGGCGCGGTTGGCAACGACGATGCCAGCGGAGGTGTTCTTCTCGGAGACTACGTGGTCGTAGAAGTTGGCTCGGTTATTCAAGCTGGCGGCACGGAGATTGGGACAGATACCGTCGTCGGAGTTCGATCTCGGATAGGGGGTGGTGCCGTCATTGGCAAG AACTGCACGATATCACCCCTGACCGTGGTCAAGCCCGGCGAGAAGATCCCAGACTACACGGTCGTGTACTCCAACGGCCAGCGACGGACGGACAGACGAGGAGTTGCAGACCTCAAGCACAAGGCGCAGGCGCGGCAGATTGATGTGCTCAGGAGACTTATACCCAATAAGGCCGAGAAATGGCTGAGCTGA
- a CDS encoding Putative NADH:ubiquinone oxidoreductase, 51kDa subunit, NADH ubiquinone oxidoreductase, F subunit yields the protein MATPRRLPAQAAQAARNFATVRTYGGLKDQDRIFQNLYGRLPPTLASAKKMGDWHKTKEIILKGHDWIISEVKASGLRGRGGAGFPSGLKWSFMNFKDWDKDDKPRYLVVNADEGEPGTCKDREIMRKDPHKLIEGCLVAGRAMNATAAYIYIRGEFVQEAAVLQNAINEAYKDGLIGKNACNSGYDFDVFIHRGAGAYVCGEETSLIESLEGKPGKPRLKPPFPAAVGLFGCPSTVANVETIAVAPTICRRGGNWFAGFGRERNQGTKLYCISGHVNNPVTVEEEMSIPLRELIDKHCGGVRGGWDNLLAVIPGGSSTPILPKSVCDNQLMDFDALKDSQSGLGTAAVIVMDKSTDVVRAISRLSHFYAHESCGQCTPCREGSKWTDQIMKRFEKGQGRPREIDMLQELTKQVEGHTICALGEAFAWPLQGLIRHFRPELEKRMEEYAAQNGGANALGGGWAPDARAQGKLVSPGQ from the exons ATGGCTACTCCACGGCGGTTACCCGCGCAGGCCGCGCAGGCTGCGCGAAACTTTGCGACGGTTCGAACATACGGCGGCCTCAAGGATCAGGACCGCATCTTCCAGAATCTCTACGGTCGGCTGCCCCCGAcgctggcctcggcgaagaagatgggcgATTGGCACAAGACGAAGGAGATCATTCTTAAGGGACACGACTGGATCATCAGCGAGGTCAAGGCCTCGGGTCTCCGTGGCCGTGGAGGCGCCGGTTTTCCCTCGGGACTGAAATGG TCGTTCATGAACTTCAAGGATTgggacaaggacgacaagcCCAGATACCTGGTCGTCAAcgccgatgagggcgagCCCGGAACCTGCAAGGACCGCGAGATCATGCGAAAGGACCCCCACAAGCTCATCGAGGGatgcctcgtcgccggccgagcCATgaacgccaccgccgcctaCATCTACATTCGCGGCGAGTTCGTCCaggaggccgccgtcctccaaAACGCCATCAACGAGGCATACAAGGATGGTCTGATCGGCAAGAACGCATGCAACTCGGGATACGACTTCGATGTCTTCATCCACCGCGGTGCCGGTGCCTACGTCTGCGGTGAGGAGACGTCCCTCATCGAGTCCCTCGAGGGCAAGCCCGGAAAGCCCCGCCTCAAGCCTCccttccccgccgccgtcggtcTCTTCGGCTGCCCGTCGACCGTCGCCAACGTTGAgaccatcgccgtcgcccctACCATTTGCAGACGTGGTGGCAACTGGTTCGCCGGCTTTGGACGCGAGCGTAACCAGGGAACCAAGCTCTACTGTATTTCCGGTCacgtcaacaaccccgttaccgtcgaggaggagatgtCGATACCCCTGCGCGAGCTCATCGACAAGCACTGCGGCGGTGTCCGTGGTGGCTGGGACAACCTTCTGGCCGTTATCCCTGGTGGATCCTCCACGCCCATCCTGCCCAAGAGTGTCTGCGACAACCAGCTCATGGACTTCGACGCCCTGAAGGACAGCCAGTCCGGTCTGGGTACTGCCGCCGTTATTGTCATGGACAAGAGCACCGATGTTGTCCGGGCCATCAGCCGTCTCTCCCACTTCTACGCCCACGAGTCCTGCGGCCAGTGCACGCCCTGCAGAGAGGGTAGCAAGTGGACGGACCAGATCATGAAGCGCTTCGAGAAGGGCCAGGGCCGGCCACGCGAGATCGACATGCTTCAGGAGCTCACCAAGCAGGTTGAGGGCCACACCATTTGCG CTCTTGGTGAGGCTTTCGCCTGGCCTCTTCAGGGTCTCATCAGACATTTCCGTcccgagctcgagaagagAATGGAGGAGTACGCCGCGcagaacggcggcgccaacgcctTGGGTGGTGGCTGGGCGCCTGATGCCCGGGCTCAGGGCAAGTTGGTTTCGCCAGGACAGTAA
- a CDS encoding Putative peroxisomal biogenesis factor 11 encodes MTSFGYDQFVAFGSDSAGLERILRGLQALTAIFSAYPSLVSLLLLAPGAPYSPLLEALGPLRGHLNLTRRFIRFFWFLNSFGASYNLYTSTPSSSSPAPPQSKNGGGVAVGLETWLDILRFTLLGLYGGLESLTLPDLLGVPRLEFFGAERTAALNVEAQRFWLLALACGVLANLTRMLKAFAYAPVPQHGHGYGTGEEVGKDGDKNAEEKKKDGEKQDGDGGEPLDWEAERARLRAIVVKRREERKRWRRHVAFQVKSLGRKVFSDSLDCLIPGVVLGWVNVQPGTVGVAMLVTTVLTSKDIWERCGAAVAAKRAS; translated from the exons ATGACTTCGTTCGGATATGATCAGTTCGTGGCCTTCGGATCCGACAGTG CCGGGCTCGAACGCATTCTTCGCGGCCTCCAAGCCCTCACCGCGATCTTCAGCGCGTACCCGTCCctcgtctccctcctcctcctggcccCGGGCGCTCCGTATTCGcccctcctcgaggccctcggccCGTTACGGGGCCATCTGAACCTGACCCGCCGCTTCATCCGCTTCTTCTGGTTCCTCAACTCCTTTGGCGCGTCGTACAACCTCTACACCTCcaccccgtcgtcgtcgtcaccggccCCCCCACAGAGTAAaaatggcggcggcgtcgccgttggcctcgagACATGGCTCGACATCCTCCGGTTCACTCTCCTCGGTCTCTACGGCGGCCTTGAGTCCCTGACGCTGCCGGACCTGCTGGGCGTCCCCCGACTGGAGttcttcggcgccgagcgcacggcggcgctcaacgtcgaggcccagcgGTTCTGGCTGCTCGCGCTGGCGTGCGGCGTGCTGGCGAACCTGACACGGATGCTCAAGGCGTTTGCGTACGCGCCCGTGCCGCAGCACGGGCACGGGTACGGCACCGGTGAGGAGGTCGGGAAGGACGGGGACAAGAatgccgaggagaagaagaaagacgGGGAGAAGCaggacggagacggcggggAGCCGCTGGATTGGGAGGCGGAGCGTGCTCGTCTCAGGGCCATTGTGGTTAAGAGgcgggaggagaggaagaggtggaGGCGGCACGTGGCCTTCCAGGTCAAGTCGCTCGGGCGGAAGGTCTTCTCGGACTCGTTGGACTGCCTCATCCCCGGCGTCGTCCTGGGCTGGGTGAACGTCCAGCCGGGCACCGTGGGCGTCGCCATGCTTGTCACGACTGTCCTGACGAGCAAGGATATCTGGGAGAGGTGCGGTGCTGCGGTCGCGGCAAAGAGGGCTTCTTAG
- a CDS encoding Putative Smr domain-containing protein has product MATSKLDDLVAEFPLLDPTVVIAIASEVNLHDASQLGEVRGMLQTLAQNVLVEEASGFNASGVPDTSGSIDGAADARDGSTNTTEGLQPKDSDSFRTALTSPPPSEPDYDVPRIKTFDGDSDQEKALQLQEMFSDLKMHDVSFALKKAQGDFQTALETLLNIQFLESIGERPKGIDGFFQAELSQKPSGKRKGKGKKRRDLRTDLSSSSSSTPEASPVNVDNERIERILFIVEKLELPFEEVSDVFDAHKGSMELTIIEFLDRYIKQGVGVWSGEDDYRKQRVQELKKQYRHIPEHYLPPLDEVTRGDHQWTEEVAVLLNRYFGKLPVKRLEISYKLAPLTSTELEGSSEGWQKVPSPKTSAMSPTGHTFSTPALSGHLSTTPLSYRQAMDTASVYREASNHSYSSAGQVYKKGHLYRQAAGYYAERGREEARSFAKAKSVAADIHVASTSSANEIDLHGVEVADGVRIARERVWDWWNNLGEYRARKAQEGFTIVTGRGLHSAGGVSRLRQGVIAALVNDGWKVSIGTGSYRVTGRR; this is encoded by the exons GCCGAGTTCCCGCTCTTGGACCCAACAGTCGTTATCGCAATCGCGAGTGAGGTGAACCTCCACGATGCAAGTCAGCTTGGCGAAGTCCGAGGCATGCTGCAGACCCTCGCGCAGAATGTCTTGGTCGAAGAGGCAAGCGGTTTCAATGCCAGTGGTGTCCCTGATACCTCCGGGTCCATCGATGGAGCAGCCGACGCACGGGACGGCTCTACCAACACCACCGAGGGGCTGCAACCAAAAGATTCCGATTCTTTTAGAACGGCGCTGACGAGCCCGCCACCCTCGGAACCTGATTATGATGTCCCACGCATTAAGACATTTGACGGAGACTCGGACCAAGAGAAGGCTCTGCAGCTCCAAGAAATGTTTTCCGACCTGAAGATGCATGACGTTAGCTTTGCTCTCAAGAAAGCCCAGGGTGACTTCCAAACAGCCCTGGAGACCTTGCTGAACATCCAATTCCTCGAGTCCATCGGCGAGAGACCCAAGGGCATTGATGGTTTCTTCCAGGCCGAACTCTCACAGAAGCCTTctggaaaaagaaagggcAAGGGGAAGAAACGAAGGGATCTACGCACGGATTTGTCGTCGAGCTCCAGCAGCACTCCGGAGGCCTCGCCTGTGAACGTAGACAACGAGA GAATCGAAAGAATTCTTTTCATCGTGGAAAAGCTTGAGTTGCCTTTTGAAGAGGTGTCAGACGTCTTCGATGCACACAAAGGGTCAATGGAGCTTACCATCATCGAGTTCCTGGACCGGTACATCAAGCAAGGTGTTGGCGTATGgagcggcgaggacgatTACCGGAAGCAACGTGTTCAAGAGCTCAAGAAGCAATACCGGCATATCCCCGAGCACTACCTTCCCCCTCTCGACGAAGTCACGCGTGGCGACCATCAATGGACCGAAGAGGTTGCTGTCTTGTTGAACCGCTACTTCGGCAAGCTGCCGGTAAAGCGTCTGGAAATTAGCTACAAACTCGCGCCTCTGACGAGCACCGAGCTGGAGGGTTCGTCGGAAGGCTGGCAAAAAGTGCCCTCGCCCAAGACATCGGCCATGTCGCCAACTGGGCATACGTTCAGCACGCCCGCTCTCTCTGGCCATCTTTCGACCACGCCTCTTTCTTACCGGCAAGCAATGGACACGGCGAGCGTATATCGCGAGGCCAGCAACCACTCGTACAGCAGCGCGGGGCAAGTGTACAAGAAGGGACATCTCTACAGACAGGCAGCAGGATACTATGCTGAGCGTGGACGTGAGGAGGCGCGTAGTTTTGCCAAGGCCAAGAGTGTTGCTGCCGACATACATGTTGCGAGCACCAGCTCAGCCAACGAGATCGACCTCCACGGCGTTGAggttgccgacggcgtccgAATCGCGCGGGAGCGCGTCTGGGACTGGTGGAACAACCTGGGAGAGTACAGGGCGAGGAAGGCTCAGGAGGGCTTCACGATTGTTACGGGCCGGGGCCTCCATAGTGCCGGAGGTGTCTCACGACTGCGACAAGGTGTTATTGCCGCCCTTGTCAACGATGGGTGGAAAGTGTCGATTGGGACTGGAAGCTATCGGGTAACGGGTCGCCGGTAG